The following coding sequences are from one Myxococcales bacterium window:
- a CDS encoding DUF3108 domain-containing protein produces the protein MARLSRQRSGLYALLGPGAAAAMLAACATTTPRLAPASVDAPPVATLSEGPPMLRFPERLHFQIRHSLAGQVGEVTLLVKAETSPAPLWAGEGFGSGSFLGFGTRSKFSLSFDPQTALARAWTVERDTGSAVIRDDAAQSAPGVVSTHRLHSKKPESWATLNAGAATYDPFGYLLALRTRGPQREPWTAPVLDGRALWSVTAAPPRAETIKLATGPRTALRYELAAAPIDWQGRPSTLRKPRTITLWLSDNAEHTPLALVTNAPLGELRVELAADGPAVALH, from the coding sequence ATGGCACGTCTCTCTCGTCAGCGAAGCGGCCTCTACGCGCTTCTGGGTCCCGGCGCGGCCGCGGCGATGCTCGCCGCCTGCGCCACCACCACGCCACGCCTTGCGCCGGCCTCGGTTGACGCCCCCCCGGTCGCCACACTAAGCGAAGGGCCCCCGATGCTGCGCTTCCCCGAACGCCTCCACTTCCAGATTCGCCACTCCCTGGCTGGACAGGTGGGTGAAGTCACGCTGCTCGTCAAGGCAGAGACGTCCCCTGCGCCGCTGTGGGCAGGTGAGGGGTTCGGCTCGGGCTCGTTCCTGGGCTTTGGCACCCGCAGCAAGTTCTCGCTGTCCTTCGATCCGCAGACGGCGCTGGCGCGGGCGTGGACCGTCGAACGGGACACCGGCAGCGCCGTGATCCGCGACGACGCCGCACAAAGCGCCCCGGGCGTGGTGAGCACGCACCGCCTGCACAGCAAAAAACCCGAGAGCTGGGCCACGCTGAACGCGGGCGCGGCGACGTACGACCCCTTTGGATATCTGCTGGCGCTGCGCACCCGCGGCCCCCAACGGGAGCCCTGGACCGCCCCGGTGCTCGATGGCCGCGCGCTGTGGAGCGTGACGGCTGCGCCCCCACGGGCCGAGACGATCAAGCTGGCCACGGGCCCCCGCACGGCCCTGCGCTACGAGCTCGCGGCAGCACCCATCGACTGGCAGGGACGCCCTTCGACGCTGCGCAAGCCGCGCACGATCACGCTGTGGCTGTCGGACAACGCGGAACACACGCCGCTGGCACTGGTCACGAACGCACCGCTTGGCGAGCTGCGCGTCGAGCTGGCCGCTGACGGGCCTGCGGTGGCGCTTCACTGA